One Mercenaria mercenaria strain notata chromosome 12, MADL_Memer_1, whole genome shotgun sequence DNA segment encodes these proteins:
- the LOC123534513 gene encoding acanthoscurrin-2-like, with protein sequence MAFHFVVTVTVLACLVMVKDGDFLERGGDETIMHEVGPYVGGGEFNRGIGESLSGGILGGGMMDSGFGMSHKYAGSPRIGGGIGGIQRGISGGILGSGRGQFGKFRGGRVSAGLAGFARRPRRVVGMGGILGARRRSWKMY encoded by the exons ATGGCGTTTCATTTTGTTGTCACGGTAACAGTCTTAGCTTGCTTGGTAATGGTCAAAG ATGGCGACTTTTTAGAACGTGGAGGTGATGAAACGATTATGCACGAAGTGGGACCTTACGTCGGTGGCGGTGAGTTTAATCGTGGGATTGGTGAAAGTCTCTCCGGCGGTATCTTAGGGGGTGGAATGATGGACTCGGGGTTCGGTATGAGCCACAAGTATGCAGGTAGCCCAAGAATCGGGGGAGGTATTGGTGGAATACAGCGAGGCATCAGTG GTGGCATTCTTGGCAGCGGACGTGGACAGTTTGGAAAATTTAGAGGAGGGCGGGTATCAGCAGGTCTTGCTGGGTTTGCTAGAAGACCTCGCCGAGTTGTCGGTATGGGCGGGATCCTGGGAGCCAGGAGGAGATCATGGA aaatgtatTAA